The proteins below come from a single Erythrobacter sp. SG61-1L genomic window:
- a CDS encoding ComF family protein, whose product MTLARRFSSSLAPLVDFVFPPRCPLCGEGLAAQTGLCASCWSELAIPGEPACASCNRPFGDGSVQHGAICAPCLASPPRHDGIAAGTLYNDASRKLVLAFKHGRRIALAPMLARLIAARLPPIDGEWIIVPVPLHRLRLWQRGFNQAALLGRELARARGMRLLVDALQRRKRTPKLGGLGRKARARTLQGAIAVNPARRSALKGAKVLLVDDVLTSGATSEACVSALKRAGASTVLIACFARVLDEALDAVS is encoded by the coding sequence GTGACACTCGCGCGCCGTTTCTCCTCCTCGCTCGCTCCACTGGTCGATTTCGTCTTTCCTCCACGCTGCCCCCTCTGCGGCGAAGGGCTGGCGGCACAGACGGGCCTGTGCGCTTCTTGCTGGAGCGAACTGGCCATTCCGGGCGAGCCTGCCTGTGCAAGCTGCAACCGCCCGTTCGGGGATGGTTCTGTGCAGCACGGCGCCATCTGTGCGCCATGCCTCGCATCTCCGCCCCGGCATGACGGGATCGCAGCGGGCACATTGTATAACGATGCTTCGCGCAAGCTTGTCCTCGCCTTCAAGCATGGCCGCCGGATTGCGCTTGCCCCGATGCTCGCCCGGCTGATCGCGGCGCGCCTTCCACCGATAGATGGAGAATGGATCATCGTGCCCGTGCCGCTGCATCGCCTGCGCCTGTGGCAGCGCGGCTTCAATCAGGCGGCCTTGCTGGGGCGCGAACTGGCACGGGCGCGTGGTATGAGGCTGCTGGTGGATGCCCTGCAACGCCGCAAGCGCACGCCCAAGCTCGGCGGGCTGGGGCGCAAGGCCCGCGCGCGGACGCTTCAAGGGGCAATCGCCGTCAATCCCGCGCGACGATCAGCACTCAAGGGGGCAAAGGTGTTGCTGGTTGACGATGTGCTGACCAGCGGCGCGACCAGCGAGGCCTGTGTCAGCGCCCTCAAGCGGGCGGGTGCATCCACAGTGCTGATCGCCTGCTTTGCCCGCGTGCTGGACGAAGCGCTGGATGCTGTTTCGTGA
- a CDS encoding methyltransferase domain-containing protein produces the protein MSSAPPTIFSPRRRLALRHRMRSLQRRPDAPRYLIDDMIEDVMERIGFLRHEPESALIIGDWTGDLARQLGALGCTVTSASPEEDFDEEAPFPTKGFGLIASLGTLDNVNDLPGALIHIREALAPGGLMIASFMGAGSLPRLRAAMLAADGERPAARMHPMVDVRAGGQLLQRCGFARPVVDSRGLDARFGSLHRLLADIRAQGLGKVLASPAPALTRTGLSRAEEAFMGGEERATEHFEILTLSGWRI, from the coding sequence ATGAGTTCTGCCCCTCCGACGATCTTCTCCCCTCGCCGCCGCCTTGCACTGAGGCACCGGATGCGTTCGCTCCAGAGGCGGCCCGACGCCCCCCGTTACCTGATCGACGACATGATCGAAGATGTGATGGAGCGGATCGGCTTCCTGCGGCACGAACCGGAAAGCGCCCTCATCATCGGCGACTGGACCGGCGATCTTGCCCGCCAGCTTGGCGCATTGGGCTGTACGGTCACATCCGCCTCGCCGGAAGAGGATTTCGACGAGGAAGCGCCCTTCCCCACCAAGGGCTTCGGCCTGATCGCCAGCCTGGGCACGCTCGATAATGTGAACGACCTGCCCGGCGCACTGATCCATATACGCGAGGCACTGGCGCCCGGCGGCCTGATGATCGCCAGCTTCATGGGCGCAGGCAGCCTGCCGCGCCTGCGTGCCGCGATGCTGGCAGCCGATGGCGAAAGGCCAGCTGCGCGGATGCATCCGATGGTGGACGTCCGGGCGGGCGGGCAATTGCTGCAACGCTGCGGTTTTGCCCGCCCGGTGGTGGATAGCCGGGGCCTCGATGCGCGGTTCGGATCGCTCCACAGGCTGCTGGCGGACATCAGGGCGCAGGGCCTCGGCAAGGTGCTCGCCTCGCCTGCCCCAGCCCTCACCCGCACCGGCCTGAGCCGGGCGGAAGAAGCGTTCATGGGCGGCGAGGAGCGCGCCACCGAGCATTTCGAGATCCTCACCCTCAGCGGGTGGCGGATCTGA
- the ppdK gene encoding pyruvate, phosphate dikinase, with translation MNKSVYTFGGGVVSADPRAKDKTIVGGKGANLAEMADIGLPVPPGFTITTEECVRYLAGGSDFSAELHAEVATALTHIEKSVGKNFGNAADPLLVSVRSGARVSMPGMMDTVLNLGLNDETVKGLAATSGDERFAWDSYRRFIQMYSDVVLGLDHGLFEEALEIAKEDNGYLADVEMGAEDWKALVREYEGIVERELGKPFPQDVTEQLWGAISAVFDSWDSDRAKVYRRLNDIPGDWGTAVNVQAMVFGNMGDTSATGVAFTRDPATGEKAYYGEWLVNAQGEDVVAGIRTPQYLTKKARETAGAKPLSMEEAMPEAYGELARVFELLEQHYRDMQDIEFTVERGKLWMLQTRSGKRTAKAALKMAVDMVAEGLIDEKTAILRVDPMALDQLLHPTLDPKAPRDILTTGLPASPGAASGAIVLDADTAEHRSARGEAVVLVRVETSPEDIHGMHAAKGILTARGGMTSHAAVVARGMGRPCVSGASAVQIDMAARTLRIGDRQLKEGDHITLDGSTGQVIAGEVPTIEPELVGDFAILMDWADSHRRMKVRTNAETPTDCRMARQFGAEGIGLCRTEHMFFDDARITNVRHMIMADTEAGRRAALAKLLPEQRKDFVAIFEVMLGLPVTIRLLDPPLHEFLPHAEHDFEELADATGIGLDRLKRRAEELQEFNPMLGHRGCRLGITFPEIYEMQARAIFEAACDVATANGQAIVPEVMIPLAATRRELDLLKDVIDKAAAAVFAEKGTVLEYTVGTMIELPRAALMANELAETAEFFSFGTNDLTQTTLGLSRDDAGRFLPIYVDKGIFPRDPFVSLDIDGVGQLVRLGAERGRSSRGDIKLGICGEHGGDPASIAFCEEVGLDYVSASPYRVPIARLAAAQAALK, from the coding sequence ATTGCACGCCGAAGTCGCAACCGCGCTGACTCACATCGAAAAGAGCGTCGGCAAGAATTTCGGCAATGCCGCCGATCCGCTGCTCGTCTCGGTGCGTTCGGGCGCTCGCGTCTCCATGCCCGGCATGATGGACACGGTGCTGAACCTGGGCCTGAATGACGAGACGGTGAAAGGCCTTGCCGCCACTTCGGGCGACGAGCGTTTCGCCTGGGACTCCTATCGCCGTTTCATCCAGATGTATTCGGATGTGGTGCTGGGCCTCGATCACGGTCTGTTCGAGGAAGCACTGGAAATCGCCAAGGAAGACAATGGCTACCTGGCCGATGTCGAGATGGGTGCTGAAGACTGGAAGGCGCTGGTCCGCGAATATGAAGGCATTGTGGAGCGCGAGCTTGGCAAGCCTTTCCCGCAGGACGTTACCGAACAGCTTTGGGGTGCGATCTCTGCCGTGTTCGACAGCTGGGATTCCGACCGTGCGAAGGTCTATCGCCGGTTGAACGACATTCCGGGCGACTGGGGCACTGCCGTAAACGTGCAGGCCATGGTGTTCGGCAATATGGGCGATACTTCGGCCACTGGCGTTGCCTTCACTCGCGATCCCGCGACCGGCGAAAAGGCCTATTATGGCGAGTGGCTGGTCAACGCCCAGGGTGAAGACGTTGTGGCGGGCATCCGCACGCCGCAATATCTGACGAAGAAGGCCCGCGAAACCGCTGGGGCAAAGCCGCTCTCCATGGAAGAGGCAATGCCGGAAGCCTATGGCGAACTGGCCCGCGTGTTCGAACTGCTGGAACAGCATTATCGCGACATGCAGGACATCGAATTCACGGTGGAACGCGGCAAGCTGTGGATGCTCCAGACCCGCAGCGGCAAGCGCACTGCCAAGGCCGCGCTCAAAATGGCCGTAGACATGGTGGCCGAAGGCCTGATCGACGAGAAGACGGCGATCCTGCGCGTCGATCCCATGGCGCTGGACCAGTTGCTTCACCCCACCTTGGACCCCAAGGCCCCGCGTGACATTCTCACCACTGGCCTGCCGGCATCGCCCGGCGCGGCTTCGGGCGCGATCGTGCTGGATGCCGATACGGCCGAACATCGTTCGGCACGCGGCGAAGCCGTGGTGCTGGTGCGTGTCGAGACCTCTCCGGAAGACATTCACGGCATGCATGCGGCAAAGGGCATCCTTACCGCACGCGGCGGGATGACCAGCCATGCGGCCGTTGTGGCACGCGGCATGGGCCGCCCCTGCGTTTCGGGCGCATCAGCCGTGCAGATCGACATGGCGGCCCGCACTCTGCGGATCGGGGATCGCCAGCTCAAGGAAGGCGATCACATCACGCTGGACGGTTCGACCGGGCAGGTGATCGCGGGCGAAGTGCCGACTATCGAGCCGGAACTGGTGGGCGATTTCGCCATCCTGATGGATTGGGCGGACAGCCACCGGCGCATGAAGGTGCGCACCAATGCGGAAACCCCCACGGATTGCCGGATGGCGCGCCAGTTCGGGGCGGAAGGCATCGGCCTGTGCCGCACGGAACATATGTTCTTCGACGATGCGCGCATCACCAATGTGCGCCACATGATCATGGCGGACACGGAAGCCGGCCGCCGTGCGGCGCTGGCCAAGCTGCTGCCGGAACAGCGCAAGGACTTCGTGGCCATCTTCGAAGTGATGCTGGGCCTGCCGGTAACGATCCGCCTGCTCGATCCGCCGCTGCATGAATTCCTGCCCCATGCGGAACATGATTTCGAAGAACTGGCCGATGCCACGGGTATCGGGCTGGACCGGCTGAAGCGCCGGGCCGAGGAATTGCAGGAATTCAACCCGATGCTGGGCCATCGCGGTTGCCGTCTGGGCATCACCTTCCCGGAAATCTACGAGATGCAGGCCCGCGCCATTTTCGAAGCCGCCTGCGACGTGGCGACAGCGAACGGCCAGGCCATCGTGCCCGAAGTGATGATCCCGCTGGCGGCGACCAGGCGCGAGCTGGATCTTCTCAAGGACGTGATCGACAAGGCCGCCGCAGCGGTGTTTGCCGAAAAGGGCACGGTGCTGGAATATACCGTCGGCACCATGATCGAACTGCCGCGTGCGGCGCTGATGGCGAATGAACTGGCCGAAACGGCAGAGTTCTTCAGCTTCGGCACGAACGACCTGACCCAGACTACTCTGGGCCTCAGCCGTGACGATGCCGGCCGCTTCCTGCCGATCTATGTCGACAAGGGCATCTTCCCGCGCGATCCGTTTGTCAGCCTCGACATCGACGGCGTTGGCCAGCTTGTGCGTCTTGGCGCGGAGCGTGGCCGCTCGTCGCGCGGCGATATCAAGCTGGGCATTTGCGGCGAACATGGTGGCGATCCGGCCAGCATCGCCTTCTGCGAGGAAGTCGGGCTGGATTACGTCTCGGCCTCACCTTATCGCGTGCCGATTGCGCGCCTCGCGGCAGCTCAGGCGGCGCTCAAGTAG